The Anoxybacillus flavithermus genome has a segment encoding these proteins:
- a CDS encoding phosphoribosylformylglycinamidine synthase subunit PurS (With PurL and PurQ catalyzes the conversion of formylglycinamide ribonucleotide, ATP, and glutamine to formylglycinamidine ribonucleotide, ADP, and glutamate in the fourth step of the purine biosynthetic pathway) — protein MYKVKVYVTLRENVLDPQGNAVKGALHSLNYREVQDVRIGKFMELLVEKSDRNIDAVVKEMCEKLLANTVIEDYRYEIEEVVVQ, from the coding sequence ATGTACAAAGTAAAAGTGTATGTCACATTGCGTGAAAATGTATTAGATCCACAAGGCAATGCGGTAAAAGGAGCATTGCATAGCTTAAACTATCGTGAAGTGCAAGATGTACGGATCGGGAAGTTTATGGAGTTACTCGTCGAAAAAAGTGATCGTAACATCGATGCCGTTGTGAAAGAGATGTGTGAAAAGTTACTTGCGAATACCGTCATTGAAGATTATCGCTACGAGATTGAGGAGGTTGTCGTTCAGTGA
- a CDS encoding phosphoribosylaminoimidazolesuccinocarboxamide synthase, producing MEKQYLLYEGKAKKVYATNEKHVLWIEYKDEATAFNGEKKATIVGKGRLNNEITSLLFSLLHEAGVSNHFIRKISDTEQLVRQVTIIPLEVVVRNIVAGSLAKRIGLEEGTVMKKPIVEFYYKNDDLGDPLLTEDHIALLQLATHDELLYMKQMALRINDILTSLFRSCDLQLVDFKLEFGKDETGAVLLADEISPDTCRLWDVHTKEKFDKDVFRRDLGDLTETYTKLLQRLGGLSCTK from the coding sequence ATGGAGAAGCAATACCTTCTATACGAAGGAAAGGCGAAAAAAGTGTATGCAACGAATGAGAAGCATGTATTATGGATCGAGTATAAAGATGAGGCAACAGCATTTAACGGCGAAAAAAAAGCAACGATTGTTGGGAAAGGGAGGCTAAATAACGAGATTACAAGTTTACTATTTTCCTTGTTGCATGAGGCGGGTGTAAGCAATCATTTTATTCGCAAAATATCTGATACTGAACAGCTTGTGCGACAAGTGACGATTATCCCCCTCGAAGTTGTTGTCCGCAATATCGTCGCCGGTAGTTTAGCGAAACGAATCGGTTTAGAGGAAGGAACCGTGATGAAAAAACCGATTGTAGAATTTTACTATAAAAACGACGACTTAGGCGATCCCCTATTAACGGAAGATCATATCGCTTTGTTACAGCTCGCCACTCATGATGAGCTTTTGTACATGAAACAGATGGCGTTACGCATTAACGACATTTTAACTTCCTTATTTCGTTCATGTGACTTACAGCTCGTTGACTTCAAATTAGAGTTTGGAAAAGATGAAACGGGAGCGGTATTGTTGGCGGATGAAATTTCCCCAGATACGTGTCGATTATGGGATGTACACACGAAAGAAAAATTTGATAAAGATGTATTTCGTCGTGATTTAGGAGACTTAACAGAAACATATACGAAACTTTTACAACGATTAGGAGGATTATCATGTACAAAGTAA
- a CDS encoding adenylosuccinate lyase: protein MIERYTRPEMGAIWTEENRFRAWLEVEILACEAWAELGVIPKEDVEKIRQHASFDIDRIKQIEEETRHDVVAFTRAVSETLGEERKWVHYGLTSTDVVDTALSYLLKQANEILLRDLENFIAVLKEKAIEHKYTVMMGRTHGVHAEPTTFGLKLALWYAEMERNLERFKQAAETVRVGKISGAVGTYANIDPFVEQYVCEKLGLQPAPISTQTLQRDRHAHYMATLALIATSIEKFAVEIRGLQKSETREVEEFFAKGQKGSSAMPHKRNPIGSENMTGMARVIRGYMLTAYENVPLWHERDISHSSAERIILPDATIALDYMLNRFTNIVKNLTVFPENMKKNMDRTLGLIYSQRVLLALIDTGMTREEAYDLVQPKAMEAWEKQVPFRSLIEADEVITSRLTKDQIADCFDYNYHLKHVDTIFRRLGLQ, encoded by the coding sequence ATGATTGAACGTTACACAAGACCTGAAATGGGCGCCATTTGGACGGAAGAAAACCGTTTTCGTGCTTGGCTGGAAGTCGAAATTTTAGCATGTGAAGCATGGGCGGAGTTAGGTGTCATTCCAAAAGAAGATGTGGAAAAAATCCGCCAACACGCGTCTTTTGACATCGACCGCATAAAACAAATCGAAGAAGAGACGCGCCATGATGTTGTTGCCTTTACGCGTGCGGTATCAGAAACGCTAGGAGAAGAACGAAAATGGGTACATTATGGCCTTACGTCTACGGATGTGGTTGATACAGCATTATCATACTTATTAAAACAAGCAAATGAAATTTTATTGCGTGACTTAGAGAACTTTATTGCTGTATTAAAAGAAAAAGCGATTGAACATAAATATACGGTCATGATGGGACGGACACACGGTGTTCATGCTGAGCCAACGACGTTTGGATTAAAATTGGCGCTTTGGTATGCCGAAATGGAGCGAAACTTAGAACGTTTCAAGCAAGCAGCCGAAACGGTACGCGTTGGAAAAATTTCTGGTGCTGTTGGTACGTATGCCAATATCGATCCGTTTGTTGAGCAGTACGTATGCGAAAAACTTGGCTTACAGCCTGCGCCTATTTCGACGCAAACGTTACAGCGTGATCGTCATGCGCACTATATGGCGACGCTCGCTTTAATTGCAACATCGATTGAAAAATTTGCTGTTGAAATTCGAGGATTGCAAAAAAGTGAAACGCGGGAAGTAGAGGAGTTTTTCGCCAAAGGACAAAAAGGTTCGTCAGCGATGCCACATAAACGTAATCCGATCGGTTCAGAAAATATGACAGGAATGGCTCGCGTCATTCGTGGATATATGTTAACGGCGTATGAAAATGTACCGCTTTGGCATGAGCGTGACATTTCGCATTCGTCGGCGGAGCGCATTATTTTACCGGATGCAACGATCGCTTTAGACTACATGCTCAACCGCTTTACAAATATCGTGAAAAACTTGACCGTATTCCCAGAAAACATGAAGAAGAATATGGATCGCACGCTCGGACTTATTTATTCACAACGCGTATTGCTAGCGCTTATTGACACAGGTATGACGCGTGAGGAAGCGTATGATCTTGTACAACCAAAGGCGATGGAAGCATGGGAAAAACAAGTGCCGTTCCGCTCGTTAATTGAAGCAGACGAAGTGATTACAAGTCGTTTAACGAAGGATCAAATCGCAGATTGCTTCGATTACAATTATCATTTAAAACATGTCGATACAATTTTTCGTCGACTTGGCTTGCAATAG
- a CDS encoding 5-(carboxyamino)imidazole ribonucleotide synthase: protein MISLTKMIVPGQTIGIIGGGQLGRMMAIAAKEMGFFVAVLDPTPHSPCAQVADIEIVASYSDERALCQLAEVSDVITYEFENIDADALNRLTERGYVPQGSELLAITQHRWKEKRAVQSAGLPVAPYRLVFKEEELEEAIREIGIPSVLKTCRGGYDGKGQVVIRCLDDVHKARSLLANGECVLEAWVPFVKELSIIVVRNVSGDMALFPVVENIHRDNILHETIAPAQVNERIIEQAETYAKQLAEAFQLVGTLAIEMFLTKNGQLYVNELAPRPHNSGHYTINGCITSQFQQHIRAICDWPLGSTKLLKPAIMVNVLGEHVDAVIRNIAQLGEAHVHFYGKKEAKPKRKMGHITWLIDDVDAMQRKIDEFSIWTDRRMNV, encoded by the coding sequence GTGATCAGCTTGACTAAAATGATTGTTCCAGGGCAAACGATTGGCATTATTGGCGGAGGACAACTAGGAAGAATGATGGCGATCGCTGCGAAAGAGATGGGGTTTTTCGTTGCTGTACTCGATCCTACTCCACACTCTCCGTGCGCTCAAGTCGCTGACATTGAAATTGTTGCTTCATATAGCGATGAACGAGCATTATGTCAGCTAGCTGAAGTAAGTGATGTCATCACCTATGAATTTGAAAATATTGATGCGGATGCATTGAATCGATTAACAGAGAGAGGATATGTGCCTCAAGGAAGCGAGCTTCTTGCGATTACACAACATCGTTGGAAAGAAAAGCGAGCTGTTCAGTCTGCTGGCTTACCTGTTGCGCCTTATCGTCTTGTATTCAAAGAAGAGGAACTAGAGGAAGCGATTCGAGAGATAGGCATTCCATCTGTATTGAAAACGTGCCGTGGTGGATATGATGGAAAAGGGCAAGTTGTCATTCGTTGTTTAGATGATGTGCATAAAGCTCGCTCACTTTTAGCCAACGGTGAGTGTGTGTTAGAAGCATGGGTTCCTTTTGTAAAAGAATTATCCATCATCGTTGTACGCAATGTTTCTGGTGATATGGCGCTGTTTCCTGTCGTTGAAAACATTCATCGCGACAACATTTTACATGAAACGATTGCGCCGGCTCAGGTGAATGAACGCATTATCGAACAAGCTGAAACATATGCGAAACAGTTAGCCGAAGCGTTCCAACTTGTAGGGACGTTAGCAATTGAAATGTTTTTGACTAAAAACGGACAATTGTATGTGAATGAACTTGCCCCTAGACCGCACAACTCAGGTCATTATACAATAAACGGTTGTATCACATCGCAATTTCAACAACATATTCGCGCCATTTGTGATTGGCCGCTTGGCAGTACGAAATTGTTAAAACCGGCAATTATGGTCAATGTGTTAGGAGAACATGTGGATGCTGTGATTCGTAACATCGCTCAATTGGGTGAGGCACACGTTCATTTTTATGGCAAAAAAGAAGCAAAGCCGAAGCGAAAAATGGGACATATCACATGGTTGATTGACGATGTCGATGCGATGCAACGAAAAATAGACGAATTTTCCATTTGGACAGATCGGAGGATGAACGTATGA
- a CDS encoding 5-(carboxyamino)imidazole ribonucleotide mutase, whose amino-acid sequence MQPLVAVIMGSQSDWETMRHACDILEELHIPFEKKVVSAHRTPDFMFTYAESAEERGIKVIIAGAGGAAHLPGMVAAKTTLPVIGVPIMSKTLNGLDSLLSIVQMPGGVPVATVAIGKAGAINAALLAASILGTYEPTYMEGLRARRETIRKQVMESSDQLD is encoded by the coding sequence ATGCAGCCACTTGTCGCTGTCATTATGGGAAGTCAATCGGACTGGGAAACGATGCGTCATGCGTGTGATATATTAGAAGAATTGCATATTCCATTTGAGAAAAAAGTTGTTTCAGCCCATCGTACACCAGATTTTATGTTTACATATGCTGAATCGGCTGAAGAGCGAGGAATTAAAGTCATTATTGCTGGAGCGGGAGGAGCTGCGCATTTACCGGGAATGGTAGCAGCAAAAACAACATTACCGGTTATCGGTGTACCGATTATGTCTAAGACGTTGAACGGTCTTGATTCATTACTCTCTATCGTCCAAATGCCAGGTGGAGTACCGGTAGCAACGGTAGCGATCGGAAAAGCAGGGGCCATAAATGCAGCATTGCTTGCTGCGTCGATACTCGGGACGTATGAACCAACATATATGGAGGGATTACGGGCACGGCGTGAAACGATTCGAAAACAAGTGATGGAAAGTAGTGATCAGCTTGACTAA
- a CDS encoding heat-shock protein Hsp20, whose amino-acid sequence MDWTKQWEAFFSNPFWNASNTFSSHSSGINMYRRDHELLVVVAIPGLENVHDAEVYIHYNTLEIKANVQLHFEGFELIEEGITQGPFERVIQLPFPVGEKVEAVYENGLLFIQLHRLIPDHIKRKVEIK is encoded by the coding sequence GTGGACTGGACAAAACAATGGGAAGCATTTTTTTCTAATCCTTTTTGGAATGCATCAAATACCTTTTCTTCTCATTCATCTGGCATCAATATGTATCGTCGTGATCATGAGTTGCTTGTTGTCGTTGCCATCCCCGGTTTAGAGAATGTACATGATGCAGAAGTATATATTCATTACAATACATTGGAGATCAAAGCAAATGTTCAATTACATTTTGAAGGATTTGAATTAATTGAGGAAGGAATTACACAAGGACCCTTTGAACGAGTAATACAACTTCCTTTTCCTGTAGGTGAAAAAGTGGAAGCTGTATACGAGAATGGGTTGCTTTTTATTCAGCTTCATCGCCTTATTCCTGATCATATAAAGAGAAAAGTAGAAATTAAATAA
- a CDS encoding guanine permease, with protein sequence MKKYFQFDELGTNYRTEIIAGITTFLSMAYILFVNPFTLSLGAVKDFPNELRIDQGAVFVATALAAAYGSILMGILARYPIALAPGMGLNAFFAFTVVLHMQIPWQTALAGVFVSGILFTILTLTGIREKIIDAIPIELKYAVGAGIGLFITFIGFQNAKIIVDNPATLVGLGDFQDGNTLLAIFGLIVTVALMVRKVPGGVFYGMVITAIVGMMFGLIEVPDKIVGAVPDLSPTFGVAFEHLDEIFTLKMIGVVLTFFIVDFFDATGTLLAVANQAGLLKDNKLPRAGKALLVDATAVMVGAVFGTSTTTSYIESSAGVAAGGRSGFSAVVTGILFLLALFFSPLLSVITAPVTAPALIIVGVLMASSVGEIDWKKFEVAVPAFFTLITMPLSYSIATGIAVGFLFYPITMILKGRGREVHPILYVLFFVFLAYFLFLRE encoded by the coding sequence ATTAAGAAGTATTTCCAATTTGATGAGCTCGGCACAAACTATCGGACAGAAATTATTGCCGGGATCACAACGTTCTTATCTATGGCTTACATTTTATTTGTTAATCCATTTACGCTTTCGTTAGGAGCAGTAAAAGATTTTCCAAATGAACTTCGGATTGATCAAGGGGCTGTGTTTGTTGCAACGGCGTTAGCAGCTGCTTATGGGTCTATTTTGATGGGGATTTTAGCGCGGTATCCAATTGCTCTTGCGCCAGGAATGGGGCTAAATGCATTTTTTGCGTTTACGGTTGTGCTTCATATGCAAATTCCTTGGCAAACTGCATTAGCGGGTGTATTTGTTTCAGGTATTCTCTTTACCATTTTAACTTTGACGGGTATTCGAGAAAAAATTATTGATGCCATTCCTATTGAATTAAAGTATGCTGTTGGGGCAGGTATTGGTTTGTTTATTACTTTTATCGGCTTCCAAAACGCTAAAATCATTGTTGATAATCCAGCAACGTTAGTAGGATTAGGTGATTTCCAAGATGGAAATACGCTATTAGCAATTTTTGGTTTGATTGTCACCGTAGCACTTATGGTGAGAAAAGTACCTGGCGGCGTTTTTTATGGTATGGTCATTACAGCTATTGTAGGTATGATGTTTGGATTAATCGAAGTTCCGGATAAAATTGTCGGGGCTGTTCCTGATCTTTCTCCTACGTTTGGCGTGGCGTTTGAGCACTTAGATGAAATTTTCACATTGAAAATGATTGGGGTAGTTTTAACATTTTTCATTGTTGATTTCTTTGATGCAACAGGAACGTTGCTTGCGGTTGCAAATCAAGCAGGATTGTTAAAGGATAATAAGTTGCCGCGTGCAGGAAAAGCTTTGCTTGTTGATGCAACGGCTGTTATGGTAGGTGCGGTATTTGGGACGTCTACAACGACTTCTTACATTGAGTCTTCTGCAGGGGTAGCTGCAGGAGGACGCTCAGGATTCTCGGCAGTTGTAACAGGTATTTTATTCTTATTAGCTTTATTCTTCTCGCCTTTATTAAGTGTCATTACTGCTCCAGTTACAGCACCAGCACTTATTATTGTAGGAGTATTAATGGCTTCTTCGGTCGGTGAAATCGATTGGAAAAAATTTGAGGTAGCAGTTCCAGCTTTCTTTACTTTAATTACAATGCCGCTTTCTTATAGTATTGCAACAGGTATTGCAGTCGGTTTCTTGTTTTATCCGATCACAATGATTTTAAAAGGTCGCGGTCGTGAAGTTCATCCAATCTTATACGTATTATTTTTTGTTTTCCTCGCTTATTTCCTTTTCTTAAGAGAATAG